In Fusarium oxysporum f. sp. lycopersici 4287 chromosome 4, whole genome shotgun sequence, a genomic segment contains:
- a CDS encoding glutathione peroxidase, with protein sequence MSLWRATAPRWLTLRPSSSSSSRWLNKYYTTTATTSFRSPPFSPLNTKHNSPHQRNITHNHLRHLSTTSKMASATSFYDFKPLDKRGQEVPLADYKGKVVLIVNTASKCGFTPQYAGLEKLWTKLKEKYPEDFVILGFPCNQFGGQEPGTDDDIQEFCQLNYGVTFPIMQKTEVNGDNTNPLWAWLKDQQSGLLGLKRIKWNFEKFLVGRDGKVKGRWASTTKPESLEEPILKALAEKAEA encoded by the exons ATGTCCCTGTGGCGTGCTACTGCTCCTCGTTGGTTGACTTTACGGCCATCATCAAGTTCCAGTTCACGCTGGCTTAATAAATACTACACCACCACCGCTACGACTTCTTTTCGTTCCCCGCCATTTTCACCTCTCAACACAAAACACAACAGTCCTCACCAGAGAAATATCACTCATAaccatcttcgtcatctgaGTACAACTTCAAAGATGGCTTCTGCTACTAGCTTTTATGACTTTAAGCCTCTTGACA AGCGGGGTCAAGAGGTTCCCCTCGCCGACTACAAGGGCAAGGTCGTCCTCATTGTCAACACAGCCTCCAAGTGCGGCTTCACTCCCCAGTATGCTggtctcgagaagctctggaccaagctcaaggagaagtaCCCTGAGGACTTTGTCATTCTCGGCTTCCCCTGCAACCAGTTCGGTGGCCAAGAGCCCGGCACCGACGACGACATCCAGGAGTTCTGCCAGCTCAACTACGGCGTGACCTTCCCCATCATGCAGAAGACCGAGGTCAACGGTGACAACACCAACCCTCTTTGGGCCTGGCTCAAGGACCAGCAGTCGGGTCTTTTGGGCCTCAAGCGCATCAAGTGGAACTTTGAGAAGTTCCTTGTTGGGCGTGATGGAAAGGTCAAGGGACGCTGGGCTAGCACCACCAAGCCCGAGAGTCTGGAGGAGCCTATCCTGAAGGCTCTTGCggagaaggctgaggcttAA